The following nucleotide sequence is from Synechococcus sp. CBW1004.
AACTGCTGGCTGATGCGTGGGTTCTGATTGATCAACGCCGTGATCTGCTCGGGTCCGAGGATGGGCGTCTGGCTCGGGAAGCGCAGCAGCTCCAGCTGCCCGTAGTTGGGGTGATCACTGCGGGCCGCCAGCCAGGCCACCAGGTTGGGCCGCGCCAGGGGGGTGAGCGGTTGCAGCAGAAGGAACTCGGGGGACTGGTCGGGGGAGAGCTGGGCACTGATGTGATACGGCTCCATCGGCACCAGTTCGGAGCCGTAGATCTCCTTGGGGATCTGCCAGACGTCGTCGCCGCTGTAGAAGACCGATGGGTCGGTGACGTGGTAACGGAGCAGCTGTCGGGTCTGCAGCTCGAACTGGGGGATCGGGTAACGGATGTGGGCCCGCAGCGGCTCGGGCATGGTGCTCAGAGGCGCGAACAGTTCGGGGAACAGACGGCGCCAGGCGCTGATCAGGGGATCATCGGGCTCCGAGACATAGAGCGCCACCCGGCCGTTGTAGGCATCCACGACCGCCTTCACCGAGTTGCGCAGGTAGCGCAGATCTTCCCGCCCCGGCACAGGGGCGCTGTAGGGGTAGGACCGGCTCGTCGTGAAGCCGTCGACGATCCAGAACTGATGCTGGCCCGGTGGGAAGGGTCCGGTCTGCCGATCGAGGCGCACCGAGACCAGGTAGGGCTCCGCCTCGAAGCGCACGAACGGCACCAGCCGCCTGACCCGCTCCCGCACCTCCCGGCGCAGCAGCAGCCGGGTGTCCGAGGTGAGTGAGCCCTCCACCAGCAGGCGTGGTTCACCCAGGTAGAGGGCGGCTGCCAGGCGTCCGGCGGCGCTGCCGATGGGGATGCCGGCGGACCCGTCGTAGTGGTTGTAGACGTTCTCGTCGCCGACGGGGTAATTGAATTCGCGCACCTGGGTGGGTGCCAGGGCATAGCTCGCGTCGAGAGAGCCGAAATAGAGGCTGGGTCTGCCGATCGGAATCGCCTGCATCACCTGTTCGCGGCTGATGCCCAGCTCGGGGCTGCCGTTGACGCGGCTGTTGGATCCCAGGTCACTGATGAAATATTCCGGTAGCCCGTCCGGGCCGCTGGTGTTCACCGGGGACACGGTGAACCCCTGTCCGTGCGTGAAGACTAGGTGGCGGTTCAGCCAGGTGCGGGCGGGTGCGGGCAGCCCGGAGCTGTCCATCTCGCGGGCGGTGATGATCACCTGTTGTTGATGGGTCTTGGCGCCGGAGCCCATGCGATACCGGTCCACCGCCGGTTCCGAGAAGCGGTAGAAGACCCGCAGCTGCTGCAGCTGGCGGTTGGTGGCCAGCATCGGCTGGGAGTCCCAGAGACGGATGTTGCGGATCGTGGCCTCGCTGCTGGCCAGGTCCTCGCGCGTGAGCCGCGGGTTGGGATTGACGTTGCGGGTGCGGATCCGATCGAGCTGGAAGGCGGCCCGGGTGGCTTCGATCGAACGGCGCAGATAGGGCGCCTCCCGCTCCAGTTCCCGTGGATTCACCACCAGCAGCTGCATCAGGGGCAGCAGCAGAGCCTCCAGCAGCGACACCAGCAGCATCAGGGCCGCGCTTGCCAGGAACGTCAGCGCCCGCCAGCCCCGCCTGGGCAGAGGCAGCAGCAGCAATGCCGCGGTGATCAGGGCGAGCAGCGCCGCTACCGTGCGCAGCGGCAGGGAGACATGCACATCCACCCAGCCGGCCCCGGGCACGCTGCCGCTGAGGCTCAGCAGCAGCTGGTGGCGGGCCAGCCAGAATCCCCCCGCCGTTCCCAGGGCCAGCAGCCCCAGGGGCGGGCGGAGGGCCAGCAGCTGGCGTTCCCCGAATCCCCCGAACCGACCGTCGCTGAGTTGCGGCGGCCGGGCCAGCTGCCCCCAGAGCGCCGCCGCCAGGTGCAGAAGCAGCAGGGCCAGGCCGACGCTGAGCAGGAGCGCCAGAGCGGGGAAGCGGGCCAGGGCGAAACTGACGTCGGCGCCCAGAAGAGGCTCTCTGACCCCGGCCTTCGGAATCAACAGCGCCAGGGACCACATCCCCCAGCTGCGGGCCAGAACCACGGCGCTGGCGACCGAGCCCAGGGCCGCCAGCAGTCTCGCCGTGCTCAGGGGCCAGCGCAGCAGGGAGATCAGCCCCGCGATGGCCGCTGCGCCGATCGTGATCAGCCCCGGGACGGCGGCCGGTCCGCCGGCCTGCAACGGTTGAGCGGCTGCGAACAGGGGCAGCAGACCGTGCAGACGCCCGGCGTCGAAGGGGTCGCTCAGCAGACGTCGGGCGAGGCTCAGCAACAGCAGCAGGGGAAGCACCTGGCCCAGGGCGAGCAGCAGCAGCGCCGCCGCGTAGGGGAGAGGTTCCAGCGCCAGCCGCCGGTTGCTGCGCGCCGAGGAGAGGCCGCAGTGCCAGAAGTGCCCCAGCCAGCGTTGCAGCGCCACTCCCAGGCCCAGCCCCAGGAGAGCCAGCACGAGCTGCAGCCCGAGGCGGCGCAGAAGCACCAGGCCCCATCCGAACTGGGCAAACCAGCTCCACTCCAGCCAGAGCCGCGCGGCCAGAACCGGCCCGCTCAGCAGGGCGGCCAGGGCGAGAAGTAGGGAAAGCAGCAGCCGGCGGGAGATCGGCACCCGGAACCCTTGACGTGCGTGATCGGAGGCTAAGGAGCAACGCCGCAACCACAAGCGCCGGCGCCT
It contains:
- a CDS encoding UPF0182 family protein, with the translated sequence MPISRRLLLSLLLALAALLSGPVLAARLWLEWSWFAQFGWGLVLLRRLGLQLVLALLGLGLGVALQRWLGHFWHCGLSSARSNRRLALEPLPYAAALLLLALGQVLPLLLLLSLARRLLSDPFDAGRLHGLLPLFAAAQPLQAGGPAAVPGLITIGAAAIAGLISLLRWPLSTARLLAALGSVASAVVLARSWGMWSLALLIPKAGVREPLLGADVSFALARFPALALLLSVGLALLLLHLAAALWGQLARPPQLSDGRFGGFGERQLLALRPPLGLLALGTAGGFWLARHQLLLSLSGSVPGAGWVDVHVSLPLRTVAALLALITAALLLLPLPRRGWRALTFLASAALMLLVSLLEALLLPLMQLLVVNPRELEREAPYLRRSIEATRAAFQLDRIRTRNVNPNPRLTREDLASSEATIRNIRLWDSQPMLATNRQLQQLRVFYRFSEPAVDRYRMGSGAKTHQQQVIITAREMDSSGLPAPARTWLNRHLVFTHGQGFTVSPVNTSGPDGLPEYFISDLGSNSRVNGSPELGISREQVMQAIPIGRPSLYFGSLDASYALAPTQVREFNYPVGDENVYNHYDGSAGIPIGSAAGRLAAALYLGEPRLLVEGSLTSDTRLLLRREVRERVRRLVPFVRFEAEPYLVSVRLDRQTGPFPPGQHQFWIVDGFTTSRSYPYSAPVPGREDLRYLRNSVKAVVDAYNGRVALYVSEPDDPLISAWRRLFPELFAPLSTMPEPLRAHIRYPIPQFELQTRQLLRYHVTDPSVFYSGDDVWQIPKEIYGSELVPMEPYHISAQLSPDQSPEFLLLQPLTPLARPNLVAWLAARSDHPNYGQLELLRFPSQTPILGPEQITALINQNPRISQQFGLWNRSGAEVVQGNLLVMPVGRALLYVEPVYLRARKGGLPTLTRVVVSDGTRIAMEPTLRQAIEALLDPKRSEIAEPVAPGNGATGLAPGVAP